From the genome of Arthrobacter russicus:
CGCCGTCGCATGCTCTGGGAACTCCACCCGCAGGTCCAGAGCCAGCAAAGTCATGGCGATCGCGAACACCGCGTCGGAGAAGAAAACCGTCCGTTCGGTGTTGGGCCCGTGCCGCAGCGAATTCGCGGAAGCTTCGATCCGTTGCTGGAGGTCTTGGCCGTCCGCTTTGTCTGGATTGCTCGGTTCAGTCACGGACCGAGCTTACTTCGCGGTGCCGCCGAAGCCGCGGAGAAAACTCAGCGAACGCCGTATTGCTGCATCAACCAATCGAGGTTGTTGACCACACCCGGTTTCCACACCGACCAGGTGTGCCCGCCGGGCAGCGTCTGCAGCGTCACTTGGGCGCCGGCTGCTTTGAGCGCCCGGTAAACCTCTTCGCCCTGCGGCCGGTACGCGGAGTCGTTTCCACCCACGACGATGATCCCTTTGCTCGTGGGCAATTTCGTGGTCTTCAGCACGTCCAAGGGGTTGACCTTGGCGAAGGCAGCGGCATCGCCGCCGAAGTAGGTTTTGATGATCGCCGGATCCCCGCCGGCGATGGTCGGCCCGCGCTCCCCTGAGACATCGATGAAGGTCGGATAGGCCTGGGGGAAGGTCACTCCCATTTGGAATGCGCAGGTACCGCCGAAGGAGAATCCGCCGATCGCGAACTGCTGGGCCGAGCCCAAGCCCAATTTGAAGGTTTCCCGGACGAAGTTCGGCACGTCGACGGCCAAGAAGGTGCCTCCCTTGCCGAGCTTGGAATCCATGCACATGGGCCAATTCGCAGCAGACTGGGCCGAAACGTCGGGCATCACGACCAGGGGCGCGATGCCTTTGTTGGCTGCGGCGTAAGCATCCAGGGCCTGTGCGATCCGCCCCCCGGTGAGCCAGTCCTGCGAGCCTCCGGGATTCCCGTGAATCAGCACCAGGACCGGAACGTTCGCCGGCTTGGCAACCAGGTAGGCGGGTGGGAGATAAACGAAATTGTCCCCGGACGGCACCCCGGAGACCGTGCTCGGAATCGCCATCTTGATGACTTTGCCGTTGGCCGGCATATCCGCCGGCGGATTCCAATCGCTGAGCTTGACCGTGGGCGTCTGCGCGGTGAGCTGACCGCCCTGGTCCGGCGGTGGCGTGGTCACGGTTTCGATCCGCACCCCGTTGTCGCCCCAGAGGCTGCCCAGGGTCGGGTAGTAACCGAACACCTGGTTGATCTGCAACGCCACCGCGAGCACCACCAGCAAACCCGCCAAAGGCGCCAGGGCGCGGACGAACCACCGCTTGTTGCGGAGCATTTTCGGCACAACCAGCGAAATCGCGGTCACCGCGACGCCGACGAAGAAATAGATCCGCCAGTCCAGCGGCGCACCCCAGGGGTTGATCACGTCGTCGATCAGGAATTTCGCCCCGAACCCCACCAACAGTCCGGCGCCGAAGGACACCGGCACCGCCAGGGCGAGGTGCTTCCGGGGACCGACGACCAACCAGGCCAGAGCCAGTAAGCCCAGAATGGGCAGCAGCACAGCGAGGACCCCGGTGGTCAGTCCGATTCCGGCCATCTAGTGCGCTCCTTATTGGTCACCACACAGCGCATCCCCAGCGCGGGCGGTACATGTCATTTGTACCTGCCTGCGCTGGGGATGCGTTGTGCGTAACCAGTTCCCGTGGTTGTGAATCAGGCTACCGGCGCGATTTCCGGAACCCTCGGCTTGGCGTTGCCGGCGAAAGTGAAGGTCGCTTCGTCGCCTTCGCCTTCGACATCCACCAACACGATCTCGCCGGGCTTCAGCTCGCCGAAGAGGATCTTCTCGGAGAGCTGGTCTTCGACCTCGCGCTGGATGGTGCGGCGCAGCGGCCGGGCACCCATCGCCGGATCGTAGCCACGGGTGGCCAGCAAGTTCCGGGCCGCGGTGGTCAGCTCGATGCCCATGTCCTTCTCCTTGAGCCGGTTCTCCAGTTTGGCCAGCTCCAAGTCGACGATCTCGATGATCTCCTCCTGGGTCAGCTGCGGGAACACCACCACATCGTCGACGCGGTTCAAGAACTCCGGGCGGAAGTGCTGCTTGAGTTCCTCGGTGACCCGGGCCCGCATCCGGTTGTAGCCGGTTTGCGTGTCCGTGCCGGACTGGAAACCAGTCGCCACGCTCTTCGAGATGTCCCGGGTGCCCAGGTTCGTGGTCATGATGATGATCGTGTTCTTGAAGTCCACTACCCGGCCCTGCGAATCGGTCAACCGGCCGTCTTCGAGGATCTGCAGCAGCGAGTTGAACAAGTCGGCGTGCGCCTTTTCGACCTCGTCGAACAAGACCACGGAGAACGGCCGACGCCGGACCTTTTCAGTCAGCTGGCCGCCTTCTTCGTAGCCCACGTATCCGGGAGGCGCCCCGAACAGCCGGGAAACCGTGTGCTTCTCCGAGTACTCGGACATGTCCAAGGTGATCAGGGCATCTTCTTCACCGAACAGGAATTCGGCGAGCGCCTTGGCCAACTCGGTCTTGCCGACGCCGGTCGGGCCGGCGAAGATGAACGATCCACCCGGGCGTTTCGGGTTTTTGAGGCCCGCCCGGGTCCGCCGGATCGCCCGGGAAATCGACTTGATCGCTTCGTCCTGGCCGACGACCCGCTTGTGCAGCTCGTCTTCCATCTTGAGCAGCCGGCTGGATTCCTCTTCAGTCAGCTTGAACACCGGAATTCCGGTCGAATTGGCCAACACCTCGGCGATGAGTTCTTCATCCACCTCGGAAACGCTGTCCAAGCCGCCGGTACGCCAAGCCCGGTCCTTGTCGGCGCGCTCGGTGATTAGCTTCTGTTCGGTGTCGCGCAGCGCGGCAGCACCTTCGAAGTCCTGCGCATCGATCGCGGCTTCCTTCTGGGCTTTGACCGAGGCGATCTCCTCGTCCATGGCCTTGAGCTCCGGCGGAGCGGTCATCCGGCGGATCCGCAAGCGCGCGCCGGCTTCGTCGATCAAGTCGATCGCCTTGTCCGGCAGGAAGCGGTCCGAAATGTAACGTTGCGCCAACGTGGCCGCGGACGCCAGTGCGCCGTCGGTGATGGACACCCGGTGATGGGCTTCGTAGCGGTCCCGCAAGCCCTTCAGGATTTCGATCGCGTGCGCCACCGAGGGTTCTTTGACCTGGATCGGCTGGAAGCGCCGCTCCAAAGCAGCATCCTTTTCGATGTGCTTGCGGTACTCGTCGAGCGTGGTCGCCCCGATGGTCTGCAATTCGCCGCGGGCCAGCATCGGCTTCAGGATCGAGGCCGCATCGATCGCACCCTCGGCCGCACCGGCACCGACCAGCGTGTGGATTTCATCGATGAACAAGATGATGTCGCCCCGGGTCCGGATTTCTTTGAGCACTTTCTTGAGCCGCTCTTCGAAGTCGCCGCGGTACCGGGAACCGGCCACCAACGAGCCCAAATCCAAGGTGTACAACTGCTTGTCTTTGATGGTCTCCGGCACGTCCCCACGCACGATCGCCTGCGCGAGGCCTTCGACGACGGCGGTCTTGCCGACGCCCGGCTCGCCGATCAGTACCGGGTTGTTCTTGGTGCGCCGGGAGAGGATCTGCATGACGCGTTCCATCTCGTGCTCACGGCCGATGACCGGGTCGAGTTTGTTCTCCCGGGCCAGCTGGGTCAGATTGCGGCCGAACTGGTCAAGCACCACTGAGCCGGCCGGCGTGCCTTCTTGCTGGCCCTGGCCGACTCCGGCGGTTGCGGTTTCTTTGCCCTGGTACCCGGAAAGAAGTTGGATGACTTGCTGACGCACCCGGCTCAAATCCGCGCCGAGCTTGACCAGCACCTGGGCCGCGACGCCTTCGCCTTCGCGGATCAAGCCGAGCAGAATGTGCTCAGTCCCGATGTAGTTGTGGCCAAGCTGCAGGGCCTCGCGGAGCGAGTACTCGAGCACCTTCTTGGCCCGCGGCGTGAAGGGGATGTGGCCACTGGGCGCTTGCTGGCCCTGGCCGATGATCTCCTGCACCTGCTCGCGTACTGCATCGAGGGAAATGCCCAGCGATTCCAATGCCTTCGCGGCAATGCCTTCGCCCTCGTGAATGAGACCGAGCAATACGTGCTCGGTACCGATGTAGTTGTGATTGAGCATGCGGGCCTCTTCTTGGGCCAGCACGACCACCCGACGGGCTCTGTCTGTAAATCTTTCGAACATTGCGCCACACTCCCTAGCTACTGCGTACTTTGATGCTACGCAGATTCCCGGGAGTGCGGGGCAATGTTCGCCACAGGGAAAACTCAGCCGTTGGCTTTGCGGTACGCCTCGACGATATCGGCCTGGATCCGACCCCGCTCGCTGACCTTGTGGCCGTTGTCGCGGGCCCACTGCCGGATCTGTGCGACGTCGTTGTTACGGGCCGCTACCGCCTGGCGGCCGGCACGCGGTCCGCGGCCCGCATTCTTGCGGGCAACCGAGATAAACGGCTGAAGCGCATCGCGCAATTGCAGTACATGTGGTGCGGAAAGATCAATTTCATAGCTGATGCCGTCCAAGCCGAAGCGGACAGTTTCATCGGCGGTGCCACCGTCGAGATCATCAACTAAAACAATGTTTACCCTCTGTGCCATGGAAGAACCCCTGATGCAAATCAAAATTTAGACGAGTGAAGCGTTGGACAACTAAATTATGCAGACTAATGCCGTCATCGTCAAAATTGTTCGCTGACTATTTCCTGTGAATACTAAAAACATTCCAATTAGAATGTTTAGCTGATTCCGGAATTCCTGTCGTCGGCTTCCTTTTCGGCGCGCGCCAACGCCTCACGTTCAGCGCGATCGGCATTGAAGATCGCTTTCATCGCGAAGAAGAAAACCAGCCCTACGCCGAGCGACGGAACAATTACTGCTACGTATTCCACGAAAAGTCAGCCCCTTTGGGTATCCGGTTTGAGCAACGGGAAAAGAATCGATTCCCGGATGCCGACGCCGGTGAAGAGCATAACCAGCCGGTCGATGCCCAACCCGATTCCGCCCATCGGCGGGGCACCGTATTCGAGAGCGCGTAAGAAATCTTCATCTAGCTGCATCGCCTCAGGATCTCCGCCGGCGGCCAGCAGGGATTGCTCGGTGAACCGCTCCCGCTGGATGACCGGGTCGATGAGTTCGGAGAATGCGGTGCCCCGTTCCATGCCGCCGATGATCAGATCCCAGGCCTCGATCAAGCCCGGCTCGCTCCGGTGCGGCCGAGCCAACGGCTGAGCGGAAGGCGGATAGTCGAAAACGAAGGTCGGTTGCAGCAACTTCGGTTCGACCAATTCGCCGAAGAGCTCGATGACCAACTTCTCCGCATCCCATGCCGGGTCGACTTTGACGCCGTGTTCGGCAGCGATCGAACGCAAATCCACGGCCTCGGTTTCCGGGGTGATCCGCCGGCCGACAGCCTCGGAAAGCCCGGGGTACACGCCCAGCCATTGCCATTCGCCGGCCAAGTCGATCACGCCATCCGGCGTCTCGATTCGCCGCCGCCCGACGGCATCGGCACAGTTCAAGATGATTTTTTTCATCCGCTCGGCCATGACGAATTGGTCCGCATAGGCCTCGTAGCATTCGAGCATGGTGAATTCCGGACTGTGCGTCGAATCGACGCCTTCATTGCGGAAAATTCGACCCATTTCATAGACCCGGTCTATTCCACCGACCACGGCACGCTTGAGGTAGAGCTCGAGCGCGATCCGGAGCGTCATTTTCTGATCGAATGCGTTGATGTGGGTTTCAAACGGACGGGCATGGGCACCGCCGTGGACCAACTGGAGCACTGGCCCTTCGACTTCCACATATTCGAGGGAATTCAGGGTTTCCCGAACCGATCGCGTGATTGCCGCCCGAGTTCGCACCATCTGCCGCGCTTCATCGCGGACCATGAGATCGACATAGCGTTGCCGGACCCGATTCTCTTCGTTCAAATCGGCATGCAACACCGGCAAAGGTCGAATTGCTTTGGAAACCATTTGCCAGGAATCGGCCAGCACCGAGAGCTCGCCGCGTTTCGACGAAATGACCTCGCCGTGCAAGAAGACATGATCGCCGAGGTCGGCCAGGGCTTTCCAGTCGGCCAAGGCGGCTTCGCCGACGTTCGCCAAACTCAGCATGCCCTGCAACCGCGCGCCGCTGCCCTCTTGCAGCGTGACGAAACACAGCTTTCCGGTGTTCCGGACGAAAACCACGCGACCTGAGATGCCGACGATTTCGCCACTGGCCTCGTCCGCCTGGAGATGGCCGAACTTTTCCCGGACTTCTGCCAGGCTGTGGGTTCGGGGCACCCCCACCGGATAGGCTTCCAAGCCGCGGGCCAGAAGACTGGCGCGTTTGTCCAGCCGGATCTGCATCTGCTCGGATACATCGGTGCTCTGCGGGCTTTTTTCATCGGTCACGAATATTGATTTTACCGTGGCTGCCCGCCTCCGCTGACCGGCACGGCGGAAAAGCCGGCAACACGGTAGGTTCGTAGCATGCGCGAAAGCACCTTGCAGACCGACGACGGCGGCCATCTGGCCTTGTACAGCTATGGCACCGAAGACGCTCCAGGCGGGCAGCGCGTCGTCGTGGTGGGCGGCGCCTTCCTGACCGCATTGATCTACCGGCCGTTCGCCATCGCGTTCGCGAAGACCCTGGGCGAAGGCTGGGCCGTGGACGTGTACGACCGGCGCGGCCGGGGCGGTTCCAGCGAACAACCCGAGGACTATTCGATCCGCACGGAAATTTCGGACCTGGCGTTGGTGCTGCGGGAGACCCGGGCGAAGAACATCCTGGGGCACAGCCTGGGCTGCTCGGTCGCGCTCAATTCGGTGCAGGAATTCGTCGGCTCCGAGCTGGAGCCGGAAAAACTCGCGCTCTACGATCCCGCAATCAACATCGACAACAGCCTGGACATGTCCTGGTTCGAATCATTCGAAAACGATGTGGCTGCCGGCCGCATTTCGCATGCCTGGGCGAAATTCAAGCGCGGATTCAACGCCACCGGCCCGTTGACCCGGGTCCCCGAGCCGATCCTGGCCGGGCTGCTGGCATTGGTGGCCCCGACCAGGGCGGCCCGGGCAGTCAAAACCCTGCTGCCCACCGCGGTCGGCGAATTGAAGGCCGGGATGCTCGAAGCCGAAAAGGCCGAAGACTTCAGCAAGCTGCCGGCCGGCACCCAGTTCCTGGTGGGCGCGAAAAGCCCGGAGTACTTCCACGAAACCGCCAAGCGGCTGCATGCGGCGATCCCCGGCAGCGGCTTTGCGCTTTCGCCTAAAATGGTGCATGGCTCGATTCCGGCGGCAGCCCGGGAACTCCTGGACGAACTCACCGACTACTTCAGGTCCTGAGCCCGGTGGATTCGCGGATCACCAATTCGGTGGCCAGGTTGATCAACGTGCACGCCGGCGCACGTCCGGCCAACAGCGTCTTGAGCTGATTTCCCGCGGCTTCGCCCAAAGCAGCTGCCGGAAGCCGCACTGTGGTCAGGCCCGGATCGCTCGAGCCGGCGAACGCCAGATCATCGAACCCGGTCACCGCGAGCGCGCCGGGCACCGCCAAGCCGAGCTTCCGGGCAGCCTGCAGCACGCCGAAGGCCTGGGTGTCGGTGGCACAGGCCACCGCGGTCACACCCGCGGCGGCCAGCTGCGGCCACGCCGCGGCGAAGGCTTCCGCCGCGGCGCCCAGATCGATCGTGGTGCTGGGAATCGCGCCGTCCAGCACGCGGATCCCCAGCTGCTCCGCAGTCACTCGGAAAGCCCGACGCCGGGCTTGGAACGTCTGGGTTCCGGTGACCGAATCCAAATAGGCCACAGTCCGGTGCCCGCAGGCTGCCAGGTGGCCGGCGAGCTCGGCGGCACCGGCCTC
Proteins encoded in this window:
- a CDS encoding alpha/beta hydrolase, which produces MAGIGLTTGVLAVLLPILGLLALAWLVVGPRKHLALAVPVSFGAGLLVGFGAKFLIDDVINPWGAPLDWRIYFFVGVAVTAISLVVPKMLRNKRWFVRALAPLAGLLVVLAVALQINQVFGYYPTLGSLWGDNGVRIETVTTPPPDQGGQLTAQTPTVKLSDWNPPADMPANGKVIKMAIPSTVSGVPSGDNFVYLPPAYLVAKPANVPVLVLIHGNPGGSQDWLTGGRIAQALDAYAAANKGIAPLVVMPDVSAQSAANWPMCMDSKLGKGGTFLAVDVPNFVRETFKLGLGSAQQFAIGGFSFGGTCAFQMGVTFPQAYPTFIDVSGERGPTIAGGDPAIIKTYFGGDAAAFAKVNPLDVLKTTKLPTSKGIIVVGGNDSAYRPQGEEVYRALKAAGAQVTLQTLPGGHTWSVWKPGVVNNLDWLMQQYGVR
- a CDS encoding ATP-dependent Clp protease ATP-binding subunit, whose protein sequence is MFERFTDRARRVVVLAQEEARMLNHNYIGTEHVLLGLIHEGEGIAAKALESLGISLDAVREQVQEIIGQGQQAPSGHIPFTPRAKKVLEYSLREALQLGHNYIGTEHILLGLIREGEGVAAQVLVKLGADLSRVRQQVIQLLSGYQGKETATAGVGQGQQEGTPAGSVVLDQFGRNLTQLARENKLDPVIGREHEMERVMQILSRRTKNNPVLIGEPGVGKTAVVEGLAQAIVRGDVPETIKDKQLYTLDLGSLVAGSRYRGDFEERLKKVLKEIRTRGDIILFIDEIHTLVGAGAAEGAIDAASILKPMLARGELQTIGATTLDEYRKHIEKDAALERRFQPIQVKEPSVAHAIEILKGLRDRYEAHHRVSITDGALASAATLAQRYISDRFLPDKAIDLIDEAGARLRIRRMTAPPELKAMDEEIASVKAQKEAAIDAQDFEGAAALRDTEQKLITERADKDRAWRTGGLDSVSEVDEELIAEVLANSTGIPVFKLTEEESSRLLKMEDELHKRVVGQDEAIKSISRAIRRTRAGLKNPKRPGGSFIFAGPTGVGKTELAKALAEFLFGEEDALITLDMSEYSEKHTVSRLFGAPPGYVGYEEGGQLTEKVRRRPFSVVLFDEVEKAHADLFNSLLQILEDGRLTDSQGRVVDFKNTIIIMTTNLGTRDISKSVATGFQSGTDTQTGYNRMRARVTEELKQHFRPEFLNRVDDVVVFPQLTQEEIIEIVDLELAKLENRLKEKDMGIELTTAARNLLATRGYDPAMGARPLRRTIQREVEDQLSEKILFGELKPGEIVLVDVEGEGDEATFTFAGNAKPRVPEIAPVA
- a CDS encoding histone-like nucleoid-structuring protein Lsr2 encodes the protein MAQRVNIVLVDDLDGGTADETVRFGLDGISYEIDLSAPHVLQLRDALQPFISVARKNAGRGPRAGRQAVAARNNDVAQIRQWARDNGHKVSERGRIQADIVEAYRKANG
- the lysS gene encoding lysine--tRNA ligase gives rise to the protein MQIRLDKRASLLARGLEAYPVGVPRTHSLAEVREKFGHLQADEASGEIVGISGRVVFVRNTGKLCFVTLQEGSGARLQGMLSLANVGEAALADWKALADLGDHVFLHGEVISSKRGELSVLADSWQMVSKAIRPLPVLHADLNEENRVRQRYVDLMVRDEARQMVRTRAAITRSVRETLNSLEYVEVEGPVLQLVHGGAHARPFETHINAFDQKMTLRIALELYLKRAVVGGIDRVYEMGRIFRNEGVDSTHSPEFTMLECYEAYADQFVMAERMKKIILNCADAVGRRRIETPDGVIDLAGEWQWLGVYPGLSEAVGRRITPETEAVDLRSIAAEHGVKVDPAWDAEKLVIELFGELVEPKLLQPTFVFDYPPSAQPLARPHRSEPGLIEAWDLIIGGMERGTAFSELIDPVIQRERFTEQSLLAAGGDPEAMQLDEDFLRALEYGAPPMGGIGLGIDRLVMLFTGVGIRESILFPLLKPDTQRG
- a CDS encoding alpha/beta hydrolase, coding for MRESTLQTDDGGHLALYSYGTEDAPGGQRVVVVGGAFLTALIYRPFAIAFAKTLGEGWAVDVYDRRGRGGSSEQPEDYSIRTEISDLALVLRETRAKNILGHSLGCSVALNSVQEFVGSELEPEKLALYDPAINIDNSLDMSWFESFENDVAAGRISHAWAKFKRGFNATGPLTRVPEPILAGLLALVAPTRAARAVKTLLPTAVGELKAGMLEAEKAEDFSKLPAGTQFLVGAKSPEYFHETAKRLHAAIPGSGFALSPKMVHGSIPAAARELLDELTDYFRS
- a CDS encoding LacI family DNA-binding transcriptional regulator — its product is MVSPQSGPGKAPTPPARAPRVTAAEVAAKAGVSTATVSLVANGKTSGRVSAEIVARVAEAISELGYVVDSAGSSLATGAGNFVILIAPDISNAFYSQVITGIRAAIGPDYQLLLSVTGNGRFPAVRDVRKLLALRPAGLLVDAPSEQFLAELAATGPLVLLDAPGSGGTAPRVNFDVEAGAAELAGHLAACGHRTVAYLDSVTGTQTFQARRRAFRVTAEQLGIRVLDGAIPSTTIDLGAAAEAFAAAWPQLAAAGVTAVACATDTQAFGVLQAARKLGLAVPGALAVTGFDDLAFAGSSDPGLTTVRLPAAALGEAAGNQLKTLLAGRAPACTLINLATELVIRESTGLRT